From a single Collibacillus ludicampi genomic region:
- a CDS encoding response regulator transcription factor has product MRILLFSKNQSTVSLFRCILTSHKIEVYHVTDREQIESMIQRQEFIAVVLDLPNPTMDDLLYWRNLLHITPIPVLTISSDTNEVNRVLLRQQASIHLTEPLANVLLRLHQVHSTTHQGDSLENCIELAPQVIFDITGHCIINHGERLPLSSTEFKLLYILTRNMGQTFKADELIHLANLIGPSSLYVHIQRLREKIEKDPRHPTILVTKRGKGYKIQLNKLLSSFVTIHSLLYVLSQNVDFINIC; this is encoded by the coding sequence ATGCGTATTTTACTATTTTCCAAAAACCAATCGACTGTATCATTGTTTAGATGTATCCTTACATCTCATAAGATAGAGGTTTATCATGTCACCGATCGTGAACAAATAGAATCTATGATTCAAAGGCAAGAGTTTATAGCGGTTGTTCTTGATCTCCCCAATCCTACTATGGATGACTTGCTCTATTGGAGAAATTTGTTACATATAACGCCAATACCTGTTCTAACCATCAGTTCAGATACAAATGAAGTGAACCGTGTACTTTTACGACAACAAGCATCTATTCATTTGACCGAACCCCTGGCAAACGTACTTCTTCGTTTACATCAGGTACATAGTACGACACATCAAGGAGATAGCCTTGAAAATTGTATTGAATTAGCGCCCCAAGTAATTTTCGACATCACAGGACATTGTATTATCAATCATGGTGAACGTTTACCACTGTCAAGCACAGAATTTAAACTTTTATACATATTAACCAGAAATATGGGACAAACGTTTAAAGCTGATGAGTTAATCCATCTTGCTAATCTGATTGGGCCTTCTAGCCTTTACGTCCATATCCAAAGGCTGCGAGAGAAAATCGAGAAAGACCCCCGTCATCCTACTATTTTGGTTACGAAACGGGGGAAAGGCTATAAAATTCAACTAAACAAACTATTATCTTCGTTCGTAACGATCCATTCACTTTTGTATGTTCTCTCACAAAACGTGGACTTCATCAATATTTGCTAA
- the wecB gene encoding non-hydrolyzing UDP-N-acetylglucosamine 2-epimerase, producing the protein MERVRILTVFGTRPEAIKMAPLVKALERAGEAIDSKVCVTAQHRQMLDQVLDIFQIQPDFDLDIMEERQTLTGISVKALKGLEEVITQVKPHIVLVHGDTTTTFVAALAAFYQQVAVGHVEAGLRTFDKYSPFPEEMNRQLTGVLADLHFAPTRASAENLLRENKPAERIFVTGNTAIDAMAYTVKEDYKHPILDQMATGQRLVFMTAHRRENIGEKMRSFFRATRRLVEEHEDIVLVYPVHLNPAVQEPAHEILGGHPRIHLIDPLDVVDTHNFMARSYLILTDSGGIQEEAPSLGVPVLVLRDTTERPEGIDAGTLKLAGTDEETVYRLADHLLRDEIAHNKMAVASNPYGDGRASERIVQAILHHFTGAPRPEPFVPKQ; encoded by the coding sequence ATGGAACGCGTTCGCATATTGACAGTCTTCGGGACGAGGCCTGAAGCGATCAAGATGGCTCCTCTCGTGAAAGCGTTGGAACGCGCGGGAGAAGCGATCGACTCCAAGGTCTGTGTTACCGCTCAGCATCGGCAAATGCTCGATCAAGTTCTGGATATTTTTCAGATCCAACCGGATTTTGACCTCGATATCATGGAAGAGCGGCAAACGTTGACAGGAATCAGTGTGAAAGCGCTGAAAGGTTTGGAAGAAGTCATTACTCAAGTGAAACCGCACATCGTATTGGTGCATGGGGATACAACCACAACGTTTGTTGCCGCATTGGCTGCATTCTATCAGCAAGTGGCGGTCGGCCATGTGGAAGCGGGACTGCGTACATTTGACAAATATTCCCCGTTCCCGGAAGAGATGAACCGTCAGTTAACAGGCGTGCTTGCCGACCTGCACTTCGCGCCGACACGGGCATCGGCCGAGAACTTGCTTCGGGAAAACAAACCTGCGGAAAGGATATTTGTCACCGGCAACACGGCGATCGACGCGATGGCCTATACAGTGAAAGAAGATTACAAGCATCCCATCCTGGATCAGATGGCGACAGGTCAACGGCTCGTCTTTATGACGGCACACCGTCGTGAAAACATCGGAGAAAAGATGAGAAGCTTCTTCCGTGCCACACGGCGGCTCGTGGAAGAGCATGAAGATATCGTTCTCGTCTACCCAGTACACTTGAACCCTGCCGTACAAGAACCAGCCCATGAGATCCTGGGCGGGCATCCGCGCATCCATTTGATCGACCCGCTCGACGTGGTGGATACCCACAATTTTATGGCACGATCGTATCTCATTTTGACAGATTCGGGCGGTATTCAAGAAGAAGCGCCCTCACTCGGCGTCCCCGTCCTCGTCTTGCGCGATACCACCGAACGTCCCGAAGGAATCGATGCAGGCACGCTCAAGCTGGCGGGAACGGACGAGGAGACCGTCTATCGGTTAGCGGATCATCTCCTGCGTGATGAGATCGCACACAACAAGATGGCCGTTGCATCCAATCCGTACGGGGACGGACGCGCATCCGAGAGAATCGTGCAAGCGATTTTGCATCATTTTACAGGGGCACCGCGGCCGGAACCGTTTGTCCCGAAACAGTAG
- the upp gene encoding uracil phosphoribosyltransferase: MSKVYVFDHPLIQHKLTYIRDEKTGTKEFRELVEEVAMLMAYEVTRDLPLEEVSVKTPVATATSKVIAGKKLGIVPILRAGLGMVDGILKLIPAAKVGHIGLYRDPETLKPVEYYCKLPSDVEERDLIVTDPMLATGGSAAAAISFLKERGARSIKLMCLIASPEGIETVQKEHEDVDIYVAAIDERLNDHGYIVPGLGDAGDRLFGTK; this comes from the coding sequence ATGAGCAAGGTCTATGTGTTTGATCATCCCTTGATACAACATAAATTGACGTACATACGCGATGAAAAAACGGGAACCAAAGAATTCCGCGAGCTCGTCGAGGAAGTGGCTATGCTGATGGCCTACGAAGTGACGCGCGATCTTCCTTTGGAAGAAGTATCGGTGAAAACCCCCGTTGCCACGGCCACCTCGAAAGTGATTGCCGGGAAAAAGCTCGGGATCGTCCCGATACTTCGTGCGGGACTCGGGATGGTGGATGGCATCCTGAAGTTGATTCCGGCAGCGAAGGTCGGCCATATCGGACTCTATCGCGATCCGGAAACGTTAAAGCCTGTAGAGTATTACTGCAAACTTCCCAGCGATGTGGAAGAACGGGATCTGATCGTGACCGATCCCATGCTGGCGACAGGAGGATCGGCGGCTGCGGCGATCAGTTTTCTAAAAGAGCGCGGAGCCAGAAGCATAAAACTCATGTGCCTCATCGCGTCGCCTGAAGGCATTGAGACCGTGCAGAAGGAACATGAGGATGTTGACATCTATGTTGCGGCGATCGATGAGAGACTGAACGATCACGGATACATTGTCCCTGGACTCGGGGATGCAGGGGATCGCTTGTTTGGTACGAAGTGA
- a CDS encoding ATP synthase subunit I: MDDFHGVVRQVVKRTLYVTVFLGVLWLLFDPWKSIFAGLTIGSAVSLYFAVSLARQTEMATAVALGQKKKKPIVAMVSRIAMIALGVMAIHRLGYPSIWSFLVGLYTHQVILFVGMILGRGKGN, encoded by the coding sequence ATGGATGACTTTCATGGCGTTGTACGTCAAGTTGTCAAGCGAACACTCTATGTAACCGTTTTTTTGGGTGTTCTCTGGCTGCTCTTTGATCCATGGAAATCAATTTTTGCCGGCCTCACCATAGGGTCGGCAGTTAGTTTGTACTTTGCCGTAAGCCTTGCCAGACAGACCGAGATGGCGACGGCCGTTGCCCTAGGGCAGAAAAAGAAGAAACCGATCGTGGCCATGGTTTCGCGCATCGCCATGATCGCCCTGGGTGTTATGGCGATCCATCGCCTCGGGTATCCTAGTATTTGGTCGTTTCTGGTCGGGCTATACACCCATCAGGTGATCCTGTTCGTAGGAATGATCCTTGGCAGGGGCAAAGGGAACTGA
- a CDS encoding ATP-binding cassette domain-containing protein gives MNAVEVIHVSKKIGDKEILNNINMILEHGKIYGFFGRNGSGKTMLFRAVCGLIKPTSGEIKINGKTLHRDISFPESVGVLIESPGFWSHYTGFENLKVLASIKQQISAEDIKKSIERVGLDPEDQRTFKKYSLGMKQRLAIAQAIMEKPDLLVLDEPTNALDEEGVELVREILLEEKERGATILIASHNKDDIEILADEKFQIHEGKLIPFKDQRKDIQ, from the coding sequence ATGAATGCGGTTGAGGTCATCCATGTAAGTAAAAAGATTGGGGACAAAGAAATATTGAATAACATCAATATGATCTTGGAACACGGAAAGATATATGGTTTCTTTGGTCGGAACGGTTCGGGGAAAACCATGCTATTTCGGGCTGTTTGCGGCTTGATTAAACCCACATCGGGCGAGATTAAAATTAATGGAAAAACTCTTCATAGGGACATCTCGTTTCCGGAAAGTGTCGGCGTTCTTATTGAATCACCAGGATTTTGGAGCCACTATACAGGGTTTGAAAATCTGAAAGTGTTGGCAAGCATAAAACAACAAATTTCCGCTGAGGACATCAAAAAATCCATAGAAAGAGTGGGATTGGATCCAGAAGACCAGCGCACATTTAAAAAGTATTCCTTGGGGATGAAACAACGTTTGGCGATCGCCCAAGCGATTATGGAAAAACCGGATCTTCTCGTCTTGGACGAACCCACAAACGCTTTGGACGAAGAAGGAGTCGAATTGGTCCGAGAGATTCTACTGGAAGAAAAAGAAAGAGGAGCAACGATCCTGATTGCAAGCCATAACAAAGATGATATCGAGATCCTGGCCGATGAAAAATTTCAGATTCATGAGGGGAAGCTGATTCCCTTCAAGGATCAAAGGAAGGATATACAATGA
- the glyA gene encoding serine hydroxymethyltransferase, with translation MSHLRLIDPDVAEAIQKELGRQRSKIELIASENFVSRAVMEAMGTVLTNKYAEGYPGKRYYGGCEYVDIVEELARERVKKLFNAEHANVQPHSGAQANGAVYFAFLKPGDTVLGMNLSHGGHLTHGSPVNISGKYYNFVPYGVDPDTHRINYETVRQLAHEHKPKMIVAGASAYPRVIDFPKLREIADEVGAYLMVDMAHIAGLVATGHHPSPVPYADFVTSTTHKTLRGPRGGLILCKEQYAKEIDKAVFPGTQGGPLMHVIAAKAVAFGEALRPEFAQYSQAVIDNAQALAKALMDRGFTLVSGGTDNHLLLVDLRNLGLTGKEAEHLLDEVGITVNKNTIPFETQSPFVTSGIRIGTPAVTSRGFTTDAMVEIAEIIELTLKNKDHQPSINQAMAKVRDLCARFPLYEGFEI, from the coding sequence ATGAGCCATCTTCGTTTGATTGATCCGGATGTTGCGGAAGCGATACAGAAGGAACTGGGCCGCCAACGCAGCAAAATCGAACTGATCGCGTCGGAAAATTTCGTGAGCCGTGCCGTGATGGAAGCGATGGGTACCGTTCTAACAAACAAATATGCGGAAGGGTATCCTGGCAAGCGTTATTACGGCGGCTGTGAATACGTGGACATCGTAGAAGAGTTGGCACGCGAGCGTGTAAAAAAGCTGTTCAATGCGGAACATGCCAATGTGCAGCCTCATTCGGGGGCACAAGCGAACGGAGCCGTCTATTTCGCATTTCTCAAACCGGGCGATACCGTTCTGGGCATGAACTTGTCCCATGGCGGCCATTTGACTCACGGCAGCCCAGTCAATATCTCCGGTAAGTATTACAACTTCGTTCCCTACGGCGTGGATCCAGATACACATCGGATCAATTATGAAACGGTTCGCCAATTGGCGCATGAACATAAACCGAAAATGATCGTCGCTGGTGCGTCCGCTTATCCCCGCGTGATCGACTTCCCCAAGTTGAGAGAAATCGCTGACGAAGTGGGCGCTTACCTGATGGTCGACATGGCGCATATCGCAGGCCTGGTGGCGACCGGTCACCATCCGAGCCCGGTTCCTTATGCCGATTTCGTCACATCGACCACTCATAAAACATTGCGCGGACCCCGCGGCGGCTTGATCCTCTGCAAAGAACAATACGCGAAAGAGATCGACAAAGCGGTCTTCCCGGGAACGCAAGGCGGTCCCTTGATGCATGTGATCGCCGCCAAAGCGGTAGCGTTCGGCGAAGCGCTGCGTCCCGAATTCGCTCAATATTCCCAAGCGGTGATCGACAACGCCCAAGCGTTGGCAAAAGCGCTGATGGATCGCGGATTTACCCTCGTTTCCGGCGGAACGGATAACCATCTGTTGCTGGTCGATCTGCGCAACCTCGGTTTGACTGGGAAAGAAGCGGAACACTTACTCGATGAAGTCGGGATCACGGTGAATAAAAACACCATTCCGTTTGAAACGCAAAGCCCGTTTGTTACCAGCGGTATCCGGATCGGTACGCCTGCAGTTACTTCACGCGGCTTTACAACCGACGCGATGGTTGAAATCGCGGAGATTATCGAATTGACATTGAAGAATAAAGACCATCAGCCCTCGATCAACCAAGCGATGGCGAAAGTGCGCGACTTGTGTGCCCGCTTCCCGTTGTACGAAGGATTTGAGATTTAA
- the atpB gene encoding F0F1 ATP synthase subunit A, with amino-acid sequence MEKAHLHVQFLGMTVDLTVIAMSLLVSIIVALLALAAVKHLDMRHPRGMQNFFEWLTDFIKGLAKDTIGERAETYVPLGLTLIIWMFVSNQMGLITNIVTKSETGLPQFGVEPGQEIAWFMSPTANISVAMAMGIAMVLYSHGVGLRKPGQYLKHYVSPAWMLPIHLIEELPKFLTLGLRLFGNIFAGEVLIAIILQIPILGGWFPVGAIPMFIWLAYSLFVGTIQAFVFTVLTLVYIGQKVPHENH; translated from the coding sequence ATGGAAAAAGCGCATCTCCATGTTCAATTTTTGGGCATGACGGTCGATCTGACTGTGATCGCCATGAGTCTTCTCGTATCGATTATAGTCGCTCTTCTCGCGCTCGCTGCGGTAAAACATCTCGATATGAGACATCCGCGTGGCATGCAGAACTTCTTTGAATGGCTTACCGATTTTATTAAAGGATTGGCGAAAGACACGATTGGCGAACGCGCGGAAACCTACGTTCCTCTTGGTTTGACATTGATCATTTGGATGTTCGTGTCCAATCAGATGGGCTTGATCACAAACATCGTCACCAAGTCGGAAACAGGTCTCCCTCAGTTTGGCGTCGAACCGGGTCAAGAAATCGCCTGGTTTATGTCCCCGACGGCGAATATCTCGGTCGCCATGGCGATGGGGATCGCGATGGTCTTGTACTCACACGGGGTAGGTTTGCGCAAGCCGGGTCAGTATCTCAAACACTACGTTTCGCCGGCCTGGATGTTGCCCATCCATCTGATTGAAGAACTCCCGAAATTCTTGACTCTTGGCCTTCGTCTCTTTGGTAATATCTTTGCCGGGGAAGTACTCATCGCCATCATTCTCCAAATACCGATCCTGGGTGGTTGGTTTCCGGTAGGAGCGATACCGATGTTTATCTGGCTGGCTTATTCGCTGTTTGTCGGTACCATTCAAGCGTTCGTATTTACCGTTTTGACATTGGTATACATCGGCCAAAAGGTGCCGCACGAGAATCATTAA
- a CDS encoding DUF2203 domain-containing protein, translating into MTKYFTVDEANRLLPLIKEKIQVLQDIKQKFERKFHELQVYKQGLADTDAASDLIFKWECDLEFMEMEAQIHVKQIHETGAQVKDIDFGLVDFPAFINGEEVLLCWRQGEDTITHYHGLHEGFAGRKPLA; encoded by the coding sequence ATGACTAAATATTTTACCGTGGACGAAGCGAACCGACTGTTGCCTTTGATCAAAGAAAAAATCCAAGTGTTGCAAGACATCAAGCAGAAATTCGAGAGAAAGTTTCATGAATTGCAAGTCTATAAGCAGGGACTTGCAGATACGGACGCCGCAAGCGATCTGATTTTTAAATGGGAATGCGATTTGGAATTCATGGAGATGGAAGCGCAGATACATGTGAAACAAATCCATGAGACCGGCGCACAAGTCAAAGATATCGATTTTGGACTTGTTGACTTTCCCGCGTTCATCAACGGTGAAGAAGTTCTCTTGTGCTGGAGACAAGGAGAAGATACGATCACCCATTATCATGGCCTTCATGAAGGGTTTGCCGGAAGGAAACCGCTCGCGTAG
- a CDS encoding DUF2705 family protein, producing MAVFLGLYYSRWAEMKSCKLLECFLVLTYGNLEIRDVKYVIPVLFWLAPQTFMFYFLGDYVSNDLERNAIYIFTRTDRRRSWLIAKILSLFFYVALYYFLQFLVVGTMGWILGYNVLEGLSGIAIILKEFVLLVLLNYMIILMINLLSLSIPVSISTVSVFVAHLFCLFLSGVVYEFYKGYSEIIKWLPFTQGIASWHSDISSRVGGSILFSIQDFNVAFSVIYMVVLCIAFVYIALRKVENLDIL from the coding sequence GTGGCGGTATTTTTAGGTTTGTATTACAGCCGATGGGCTGAAATGAAATCATGCAAGTTATTGGAATGTTTCTTGGTGTTAACATATGGAAATTTGGAGATTCGGGACGTGAAATATGTCATCCCTGTACTTTTTTGGTTAGCTCCTCAAACATTCATGTTTTATTTCTTAGGCGATTATGTCTCAAACGATCTGGAGAGAAATGCGATATACATTTTTACCAGAACCGATCGGCGGAGATCATGGCTGATTGCAAAAATATTGAGCTTGTTTTTTTATGTAGCTTTGTATTATTTTTTACAGTTTCTTGTTGTTGGCACTATGGGGTGGATTTTGGGCTATAACGTATTGGAAGGGCTTTCGGGAATTGCGATCATCTTGAAGGAGTTCGTACTGCTGGTTTTATTAAACTACATGATCATACTCATGATCAATCTTCTGTCATTGAGCATCCCTGTATCAATCAGCACTGTGAGTGTATTCGTTGCGCACTTGTTTTGTCTCTTTCTTTCGGGTGTCGTTTATGAATTTTACAAGGGATATTCGGAAATCATCAAGTGGCTTCCTTTTACGCAAGGGATCGCGTCTTGGCATTCGGACATTTCTTCTAGAGTCGGTGGGTCTATTCTCTTTTCCATTCAAGACTTTAACGTTGCGTTTTCGGTCATCTATATGGTCGTTCTCTGTATCGCTTTCGTTTACATAGCTCTGCGAAAGGTTGAAAACTTGGATATTCTTTAA
- a CDS encoding MFS transporter codes for MPNREFVVLCTVSFLLRLGLNIPLAFFPYFVRHLGVSRTSDVILWSGALMTASYLTASLMSPYWGKWIDRFGSRLLITTTSLGMGIIVLMMSVCTSPFMLLLLRLMVGILMGGHIVIVTLVARNSPPEQVARSMSRLEAIGLLGAITGPIFGGLLERSVSYGTFFLMTSIPFFIVAIISHTWIVEFACVKKDDAPASPTLKGREMRTIFQSEMFWVCVSTMAIAQFAVLSVEPNLPHLLRYLHIHTRSPELVGFLFALPSAGTFLFLYLIGPFLNRWKLVKVLQTAIFGMVLAYVSQMFVSNLTELLLIRLVLGLCIATTLPVVNSLLKLSFPPELHGHVFGYNQRAYFLGMVSGGLLGSWLITLAGINRMLEMTAGFIAICSFYLLMAFRRMAVPLREEAKAPMK; via the coding sequence TTGCCAAACCGGGAGTTTGTTGTGTTATGCACTGTTTCTTTTTTATTGCGTCTCGGATTGAACATACCGCTCGCCTTTTTTCCGTATTTCGTACGCCACCTGGGAGTCAGCCGCACGTCGGATGTCATCTTGTGGTCCGGGGCCTTGATGACCGCATCCTATTTGACGGCAAGCCTGATGTCCCCATACTGGGGAAAATGGATCGACCGTTTCGGTTCGCGTCTCTTGATCACGACGACCTCTCTGGGCATGGGGATTATCGTTCTCATGATGAGCGTATGCACGTCCCCGTTCATGTTACTGCTTTTGCGCCTGATGGTCGGTATCCTGATGGGAGGCCATATCGTCATCGTGACACTCGTGGCCAGAAACTCGCCTCCGGAACAAGTGGCCCGTTCCATGAGCCGTCTGGAAGCCATCGGTTTGCTCGGCGCCATTACCGGTCCCATTTTTGGTGGTTTGCTCGAACGTTCAGTTTCATATGGAACGTTTTTTCTGATGACCAGTATCCCTTTTTTCATCGTTGCGATCATCAGTCATACTTGGATAGTAGAATTCGCCTGTGTAAAAAAGGATGACGCCCCTGCATCCCCCACGCTTAAGGGCAGAGAGATGCGCACCATCTTTCAGTCGGAGATGTTTTGGGTTTGTGTCAGTACGATGGCCATCGCCCAATTCGCCGTTCTCTCCGTTGAACCGAATCTTCCCCATCTATTGCGCTATCTGCACATACACACCCGTTCGCCGGAATTGGTCGGGTTTCTCTTCGCTCTCCCAAGCGCGGGAACGTTTCTCTTTCTCTACCTGATCGGCCCTTTCCTCAATCGCTGGAAACTCGTAAAAGTCCTGCAAACAGCAATTTTCGGAATGGTTCTCGCTTACGTGAGCCAGATGTTTGTCAGCAACTTGACGGAGCTCTTGTTGATCCGTCTGGTCTTGGGCTTATGTATCGCTACCACATTGCCAGTGGTCAATAGCTTGTTGAAACTTTCTTTTCCCCCGGAATTGCACGGGCATGTGTTCGGTTATAACCAGCGCGCCTATTTTTTGGGGATGGTCAGTGGAGGTCTGTTGGGTTCGTGGCTTATCACGCTTGCGGGAATCAATCGGATGTTGGAAATGACAGCGGGATTCATCGCCATCTGCTCTTTTTATTTACTGATGGCGTTCCGGCGCATGGCTGTTCCTCTGAGAGAAGAAGCGAAAGCCCCGATGAAATGA
- a CDS encoding acetyl-CoA C-acetyltransferase produces the protein MSNRDAVIVSAVRTAIGNFQGSLAGFPATELGAIVAKEALRRANVSHEQVDEVIMGNVLQAGLGQNPARQAWIKAGFQDSTPAMTINKVCGSGLKSVMLAAQAIKAGEADVVLAGGMESMSRAPYLLEGARQGYRMGDQKVVDSMIRDGLWCAFCDVHMGITAENIAERYGLTREEQDEFAAWSQQKAVKAIQEGRFADEIVPVEIPQKKGEPVLFQQDEFPRAGTTVETLAKLRPAFKKDGTVTAGNASGINDGAAALVVMSAERAHQLGLQPLARIVAYASAGVEPSVMGLGPINATRRALERAGLSINDIDLIEANEAFAAQALAVGKDLEFPKEKLNVNGGAIALGHPIGASGARILVTLLHEMKKRESKRGLATLCIGGGQGVSLIVEQI, from the coding sequence ATGTCAAACCGAGATGCAGTCATTGTAAGTGCAGTCCGTACAGCGATCGGAAATTTCCAAGGAAGCCTTGCAGGTTTTCCCGCAACGGAATTAGGGGCGATCGTCGCGAAGGAAGCATTGAGACGCGCGAATGTATCGCATGAACAAGTGGACGAAGTGATCATGGGGAACGTTTTGCAGGCGGGACTCGGACAAAACCCGGCTCGGCAAGCTTGGATCAAAGCGGGATTTCAGGATTCCACTCCGGCGATGACCATCAACAAAGTTTGCGGTTCCGGTTTGAAATCGGTCATGCTCGCCGCCCAAGCGATCAAAGCCGGCGAAGCGGATGTTGTATTAGCAGGTGGTATGGAGAGCATGAGCCGTGCACCTTATCTCTTGGAAGGTGCACGTCAAGGATATCGCATGGGTGATCAGAAAGTCGTCGATTCCATGATCCGCGATGGTCTCTGGTGTGCTTTCTGCGATGTACACATGGGTATTACCGCTGAGAATATCGCAGAGCGCTATGGGTTAACGCGTGAAGAACAAGACGAATTTGCGGCTTGGAGCCAGCAAAAAGCGGTAAAGGCCATTCAGGAAGGGCGTTTCGCCGATGAGATCGTCCCGGTGGAAATTCCGCAGAAGAAAGGCGAACCGGTTCTGTTCCAACAAGACGAGTTCCCGCGTGCAGGCACCACGGTCGAAACGCTCGCCAAGCTTCGTCCTGCATTCAAGAAGGACGGAACGGTGACGGCGGGGAACGCTTCTGGAATCAATGACGGTGCAGCGGCACTTGTGGTCATGTCGGCGGAAAGAGCGCACCAACTCGGCTTGCAGCCGTTAGCACGCATTGTCGCGTATGCTTCCGCAGGCGTAGAACCTTCGGTCATGGGGCTCGGTCCGATCAACGCCACACGCAGAGCATTGGAAAGAGCGGGACTCAGCATCAACGATATCGATTTGATCGAGGCGAATGAAGCGTTTGCGGCACAGGCACTCGCTGTCGGCAAAGACCTGGAGTTCCCGAAAGAGAAGCTCAATGTCAATGGCGGGGCCATCGCTTTGGGACACCCGATCGGTGCGAGCGGAGCGCGTATCTTGGTGACACTCTTGCACGAAATGAAGAAACGTGAGAGCAAACGCGGATTGGCAACTCTTTGCATCGGTGGCGGACAAGGGGTCTCTTTGATCGTCGAACAAATTTGA